A window of the Parabacteroides merdae ATCC 43184 genome harbors these coding sequences:
- a CDS encoding GH92 family glycosyl hydrolase encodes MKKLLILAITLCSSLFTVDAADKKDLVDYVNPLVGSQSKISLSTGNTYPAIAMPWGMNFWMPQTGKMGDGWAYTYDADKIRGFKQTHQPSPWINDYGQFAIMPVTGKVVFNQDKRASWFSHKAEVAKPNYYRVYLADHDVVTEITPTERAAMFRFTFPESDNSYVIVDAFDRGSYVKIIPEENKIIGYTTRNSGGVPQNFRNYFVVVFDKPFTYKATVGDDEIRKGETEAKENHTGAIVGFSTRKGEIVHARVASSFISPEQAELNLKELGDRSFDEIAEAGRQVWNETLGRIAVEDDDVDKLRTFYSCLYRSLLFPRSFYELDANGKVVHYSPYNGEVLPGYMFTDTGFWDTFRCLFPFLNLMYPDMNTKMQEGLANTYKESGFLPEWASPGHRGCMVGNNSASVVADAYLKGLRGYDIETLWEAVVHGANSVHPKVKSTGRLGYEYYNKLGYVPYNVKINESAARTLEYAYDDWAIYKLGKALGKPESEIAVFAKHAMNYKNLFDPETKLMRGRNEDGSFQSPFNPLKWGDAFTEGNSWHYTWSVFHDPQGLIDLMGGKTGFNAMMDSVFNVPPLFDDSYYGGVIHEIREMQIMNMGNYAHGNQPIQHMIYLYNYSGEPWKAQYWVREVMDKLYFATPDGYCGDEDNGQTSAWYVFSALGFYPVCPGTDQYILGSPLFKSVTLNLENGKKVVIKANNNGEANRYISSMKVNGKNYTKNYLIHGDLMRGMNILYNMSATPNKSRGTQDSDAPYSFSNELGK; translated from the coding sequence ATGAAGAAATTATTAATTTTAGCGATTACGCTTTGCAGCAGCCTCTTTACGGTGGATGCGGCTGACAAAAAGGACCTGGTGGATTACGTGAATCCGCTGGTCGGGAGCCAGTCGAAAATTTCTCTCTCGACAGGTAATACTTATCCGGCAATTGCCATGCCCTGGGGTATGAATTTCTGGATGCCACAGACCGGAAAGATGGGAGACGGCTGGGCGTACACATACGACGCGGACAAGATCCGTGGTTTCAAGCAGACTCACCAACCCAGCCCTTGGATCAACGATTACGGACAGTTTGCCATTATGCCCGTTACCGGTAAAGTGGTGTTTAACCAAGATAAACGTGCCAGCTGGTTTTCCCATAAGGCGGAAGTGGCAAAACCGAATTATTACCGGGTGTATCTGGCTGACCATGACGTTGTGACGGAAATCACGCCGACGGAACGTGCCGCCATGTTTCGCTTCACTTTCCCCGAATCGGACAACTCGTATGTGATTGTCGATGCTTTCGACCGTGGTTCTTATGTCAAGATCATACCCGAAGAAAACAAGATCATTGGCTATACGACTCGTAACAGCGGAGGGGTGCCTCAGAACTTCCGCAACTATTTCGTCGTCGTGTTTGACAAGCCTTTTACTTATAAGGCGACTGTCGGTGATGATGAGATCCGCAAAGGCGAGACTGAAGCGAAAGAGAACCATACCGGTGCCATTGTCGGTTTTTCCACCCGCAAGGGCGAGATTGTCCATGCTCGCGTAGCTTCTTCTTTTATCAGCCCTGAACAGGCTGAACTGAACCTGAAAGAATTGGGCGATCGTTCGTTTGACGAAATAGCCGAGGCTGGTCGCCAAGTGTGGAATGAAACTTTAGGACGTATCGCCGTGGAAGACGACGATGTGGACAAACTACGCACATTCTATTCCTGCCTGTACCGTTCGCTACTTTTCCCGCGCAGTTTCTACGAACTTGATGCAAACGGAAAAGTTGTACATTACAGTCCGTATAACGGAGAAGTGCTGCCGGGGTATATGTTTACCGATACCGGTTTTTGGGATACGTTCCGTTGCCTGTTCCCCTTCTTGAACCTGATGTATCCGGATATGAATACGAAGATGCAGGAGGGGCTTGCCAATACCTATAAGGAGAGCGGCTTCCTGCCGGAATGGGCAAGTCCGGGACATCGTGGCTGCATGGTCGGTAATAACTCGGCTTCTGTTGTGGCGGATGCTTACCTGAAAGGGCTTCGCGGATATGATATCGAGACGCTTTGGGAGGCTGTCGTGCATGGGGCTAACAGTGTACATCCGAAGGTGAAATCGACCGGACGTCTGGGATATGAATATTACAATAAATTGGGCTATGTGCCTTATAACGTGAAAATCAACGAAAGTGCCGCTCGTACGTTGGAATATGCTTATGATGACTGGGCTATCTATAAACTAGGTAAGGCTTTGGGCAAACCTGAATCCGAAATTGCCGTTTTCGCGAAACATGCTATGAATTATAAGAACCTATTCGATCCTGAAACCAAGTTGATGCGTGGCCGTAACGAGGACGGTTCGTTCCAGTCTCCTTTCAATCCGCTGAAATGGGGAGACGCTTTTACGGAAGGTAACAGTTGGCATTATACCTGGTCGGTCTTCCATGATCCGCAGGGACTGATCGACTTGATGGGAGGAAAGACAGGTTTCAATGCCATGATGGATTCCGTATTCAATGTCCCGCCTTTGTTCGATGACAGTTATTACGGTGGCGTGATCCATGAAATCCGCGAAATGCAGATTATGAATATGGGTAATTATGCGCATGGCAACCAGCCGATCCAGCACATGATCTACCTATACAACTATTCCGGCGAACCCTGGAAAGCACAGTATTGGGTGCGTGAAGTGATGGACAAGCTCTATTTCGCGACTCCCGACGGCTATTGCGGTGATGAGGATAACGGACAGACTTCGGCATGGTATGTATTCTCGGCTCTCGGCTTCTATCCGGTTTGTCCGGGTACGGACCAGTATATCTTGGGGTCTCCGCTGTTCAAAAGCGTGACGCTGAATCTGGAAAACGGCAAGAAGGTCGTGATCAAGGCCAACAATAATGGCGAGGCGAACCGTTACATCTCGTCTATGAAAGTGAATGGCAAGAACTATACGAAGAATTATCTGATACATGGCGACCTGATGCGTGGCATGAACATTCTTTATAATATGTCGGCCACACCGAACAAGAGCCGGGGTACGCAGGACAGTGACGCTCCTTACTCATTCTCCAATGAATTGGGAAAATAA